A single genomic interval of Microbacterium sp. BLY harbors:
- the rarD gene encoding EamA family transporter RarD, giving the protein MTPETTRATRTAGVAFAGSAYLLWGVLPLYFLLLQPTGAWETVAWRVLLSFVFCLLLLTVTRGWPAFLAIVRNPRLLGWTALAGLLIYVNWQVFVLGTLSGNVVETALGYFINPITTVLLGVFVLKERLRRLQWAAIGIAGAAVLVIVLAYRSFPWIALSLTASFGLYGLIKKKIGPAVDAISGLTLESFWLIPIAVVQLVVVALTPAGLTMGTNGWPHAVLLAFAGVATAVPLLLFAAGTRRVDLTVIGMLQFLTPVLQFVIGVAVLHEPMPPERWIGFLLVWVAIAVFVADLLLAGRRGRRVTRAAAL; this is encoded by the coding sequence GTGACCCCCGAGACGACCCGCGCCACCCGCACCGCCGGCGTCGCCTTCGCCGGGAGCGCTTACCTGCTGTGGGGCGTTCTCCCGCTGTACTTCCTGCTGCTGCAGCCCACCGGCGCGTGGGAGACGGTGGCCTGGCGCGTGCTGCTCTCGTTCGTGTTCTGCCTCCTGCTGCTCACCGTCACCCGCGGCTGGCCGGCGTTCCTCGCGATCGTCCGCAACCCGCGGCTCCTGGGGTGGACGGCGCTGGCCGGCCTCCTCATCTACGTGAACTGGCAGGTCTTCGTCCTCGGCACCCTGAGCGGGAATGTGGTCGAGACCGCGCTGGGCTATTTCATCAACCCGATCACGACCGTGCTGCTCGGGGTCTTCGTGCTGAAGGAGCGCCTCCGCCGCTTGCAGTGGGCGGCCATCGGGATCGCCGGAGCGGCCGTCCTCGTCATCGTCCTGGCCTACCGTTCGTTCCCCTGGATCGCCCTGTCGCTCACCGCCTCCTTCGGCCTGTACGGGCTCATCAAGAAGAAGATCGGGCCCGCGGTCGACGCGATCAGCGGGCTGACGCTCGAGTCCTTCTGGCTGATCCCGATCGCGGTCGTCCAGCTCGTGGTCGTGGCGCTGACGCCCGCCGGGCTGACGATGGGGACCAACGGCTGGCCGCACGCCGTCCTGCTCGCCTTCGCGGGCGTGGCCACGGCCGTCCCGCTTCTGCTGTTCGCGGCGGGCACCCGCCGGGTCGACCTCACGGTGATCGGCATGCTGCAGTTCCTCACCCCGGTCCTGCAGTTCGTGATCGGCGTCGCCGTCCTGCACGAGCCGATGCCACCGGAGCGCTGGATCGGGTTCCTCCTGGTGTGGGTCGCGATCGCCGTCTTCGTCGCCGATCTGCTCCTCGCCGGTCGTCGTGGCCGTCGCGTCACGCGCGCCGCCGCCCTCTGA
- a CDS encoding ABC transporter substrate-binding protein, translated as MNALKGSRSARIFAGIALVSASALIIAGCSSTPNAEPSDGGGEKPAADLTLKLGSLLPATGTLAFLGAPMEAGVQLAVNQINEADAGITIELTGADEGDLDNKAYETSITNLRNEGITAMVGAASSSVTKLILDGNAGADILTVSPSNTSPDFTGINPLYFRTAPSDLLQGEVLGNQIAEDGHKTLGIIYQNDPYGTGLFEAIKSTFESTGGEVVADASYNQGDGQFNAQVSEIAAANPDAVAVVSYEQFATIAPLLGNAGVDTSSLYLVDGNLKDWGSDISVNLEGSKGTRAGAELPQDFLDQLNEVWTAEGNDPIDAVTYSAEAYDAVILMALAALKAGSVEGPDMAAEMIAVSGGEGDGEKCDNFADCAAIINDGGTPDYDGLSGEITFDENNDPKGAAIGVYEFDAENVTSRIK; from the coding sequence ATGAACGCACTGAAGGGCTCGCGCAGCGCGAGGATCTTCGCCGGGATCGCGCTGGTCAGCGCCTCCGCCCTCATCATCGCGGGCTGCAGCAGCACGCCGAACGCGGAGCCGTCGGACGGGGGCGGCGAGAAGCCCGCCGCCGACCTCACGCTCAAGCTCGGTTCGCTGCTGCCCGCCACCGGTACGCTCGCGTTCCTCGGCGCGCCGATGGAAGCCGGTGTCCAGCTCGCCGTCAACCAGATCAACGAGGCCGACGCCGGCATCACCATCGAGCTCACCGGTGCCGACGAGGGCGACCTCGACAACAAGGCGTACGAGACCTCGATCACGAACCTGCGCAACGAGGGGATCACGGCCATGGTCGGCGCCGCGTCCTCCAGCGTCACGAAGCTCATCCTCGACGGCAACGCGGGCGCCGACATCCTCACGGTGTCGCCGTCCAACACGTCGCCGGACTTCACGGGCATCAACCCGCTGTACTTCCGCACCGCCCCGAGCGACCTGCTGCAGGGCGAGGTGCTGGGCAACCAGATCGCCGAGGACGGCCACAAGACGCTCGGCATCATCTACCAGAACGACCCGTACGGCACGGGCCTGTTCGAGGCGATCAAGTCGACCTTCGAGAGCACCGGCGGCGAGGTCGTCGCCGACGCCTCGTACAACCAGGGCGACGGTCAGTTCAACGCCCAGGTGTCGGAGATCGCCGCCGCCAACCCGGACGCGGTCGCGGTCGTCTCCTACGAGCAGTTCGCCACCATCGCGCCGCTGCTCGGCAACGCGGGCGTCGACACCAGCTCGCTGTACCTCGTCGACGGCAACCTCAAGGACTGGGGTTCGGACATCTCGGTCAACCTCGAGGGCTCGAAGGGCACCCGCGCCGGAGCCGAGCTGCCGCAGGACTTCCTGGACCAGCTGAACGAGGTCTGGACCGCCGAGGGCAACGACCCGATCGACGCCGTGACGTACTCCGCCGAGGCGTACGACGCCGTCATCCTCATGGCGCTGGCGGCTCTCAAGGCCGGCTCCGTGGAGGGTCCGGACATGGCCGCCGAGATGATCGCCGTCTCCGGCGGTGAGGGCGACGGGGAGAAGTGCGACAACTTCGCCGACTGCGCCGCGATCATCAACGACGGAGGCACGCCGGACTACGACGGCCTCTCGGGCGAGATCACGTTCGACGAGAACAACGACCCGAAGGGTGCGGCGATCGGCGTCTACGAGTTCGACGCCGAGAACGTCACCTCGCGCATCAAGTAA
- a CDS encoding ABC transporter ATP-binding protein, whose product MSTASPTEGTAPTGEVVVELTDVHAGYLPGVNILNGANLVARKGELIGIIGPNGAGKSTLLKAIFGMVNVRDGDITLHGESIVGLKADKLVRRGVAFVPQTNNVFPSLTIQENLEMGLYQNPKIFAERLEFVSSIFAELGKRLKQRAGSLSGGERQMVAMSRALMMDPSVLLLDEPSAGLSPVRQDDAFIRVSDINKAGVTTIMVEQNARRCLQICDRGYVLDQGKDAYEGTGRELLNDPKVIGLYLGTLGTDAA is encoded by the coding sequence ATGAGCACCGCATCCCCCACCGAGGGCACCGCCCCCACCGGCGAGGTCGTCGTCGAGCTGACCGATGTGCACGCGGGGTATCTGCCCGGCGTGAACATCCTCAACGGCGCGAACCTCGTGGCGCGGAAGGGCGAGCTGATCGGCATCATCGGCCCGAACGGCGCCGGAAAGTCGACGCTGCTCAAGGCGATCTTCGGCATGGTGAACGTGCGCGACGGCGACATCACGCTCCACGGCGAGAGCATCGTGGGCCTCAAGGCCGACAAGCTCGTGCGCCGCGGCGTCGCCTTCGTGCCGCAGACGAACAACGTGTTCCCGTCGCTCACCATCCAGGAGAACCTGGAGATGGGCCTCTACCAGAACCCGAAGATCTTCGCGGAGCGGCTGGAGTTCGTCAGCAGCATCTTCGCCGAGCTCGGCAAGCGCCTCAAGCAGCGCGCGGGGTCGCTCTCGGGCGGCGAGCGGCAGATGGTCGCGATGTCGCGGGCGCTCATGATGGACCCGTCCGTGCTGCTGCTGGACGAGCCGTCCGCCGGCCTCTCCCCCGTGCGCCAGGACGACGCCTTCATCCGGGTCTCCGACATCAACAAGGCCGGCGTCACGACGATCATGGTCGAGCAGAACGCCCGTCGCTGCCTGCAGATCTGCGACCGCGGCTACGTGCTCGACCAAGGCAAGGACGCCTACGAGGGCACCGGCCGGGAGCTGCTGAACGACCCCAAGGTCATCGGCCTCTACCTCGGCACGCTCGGCACCGACGCCGCCTGA
- a CDS encoding ABC transporter ATP-binding protein, with protein MSSENDAAVTPAKSTPRAKTTGLAVGPPAPGVKKVDPILVVDAVQRRFGGLTAVDVDHLEIPRGAITALIGPNGAGKTTLFNLLCGFDKPNSGTWSYDGKNLSGIPSFKVARMGQVRTFQLTKSLSLLTVLENMKLGAKDQRGEGFWAGLFPFLWRKQEQEIEQRAHELLVRFKLDAKEQDFAASLSGGQRKLLEMARALMSDPSLVMLDEPMAGVNPALTQSLLDHILDLKDLGMTVLFVEHDMHMVRHIADWVVVMAEGRVVAEGPPETVMEDPAVVDAYLGAHQDVDLGAVTGRLPVISDADAERIREQIETEVEAEVEAEDAAEEGKA; from the coding sequence TTGTCAAGTGAGAACGACGCGGCCGTCACGCCCGCGAAGAGCACCCCGCGCGCCAAGACCACCGGTCTCGCCGTCGGTCCCCCGGCGCCCGGCGTCAAGAAGGTCGACCCGATCCTCGTCGTCGACGCCGTCCAGCGGCGCTTCGGCGGCCTCACCGCCGTCGACGTCGATCACCTCGAGATCCCCCGCGGAGCCATCACCGCTCTGATCGGACCGAACGGCGCCGGCAAGACGACGCTGTTCAACCTCCTGTGCGGCTTCGACAAGCCCAACAGCGGCACCTGGTCGTACGACGGCAAGAACCTCTCCGGCATCCCGTCCTTCAAGGTCGCCCGGATGGGGCAGGTCCGCACGTTCCAGCTCACCAAGTCGCTGTCGCTGCTGACCGTGCTGGAGAACATGAAGCTCGGCGCGAAGGACCAGCGCGGCGAGGGCTTCTGGGCCGGCCTGTTCCCCTTCCTCTGGCGGAAGCAGGAGCAGGAGATCGAGCAGCGCGCCCACGAGCTCCTCGTGCGCTTCAAGCTCGACGCGAAGGAGCAGGACTTCGCGGCGTCCCTGTCGGGCGGGCAGCGCAAGCTCCTGGAGATGGCCAGGGCGCTCATGAGCGACCCCAGCCTGGTGATGCTGGACGAGCCGATGGCCGGGGTGAACCCCGCCCTCACGCAGTCCCTCCTCGATCACATCCTCGACCTCAAGGACCTCGGCATGACGGTCCTCTTCGTGGAGCACGACATGCACATGGTGCGCCACATCGCCGACTGGGTCGTCGTGATGGCCGAGGGCAGAGTGGTGGCCGAGGGGCCGCCGGAGACCGTCATGGAGGACCCGGCGGTGGTGGACGCCTACCTCGGCGCCCACCAGGACGTGGACCTCGGCGCCGTCACCGGACGTCTCCCGGTGATCTCCGACGCCGACGCGGAGCGCATCCGCGAGCAGATCGAGACGGAGGTCGAGGCCGAGGTCGAGGCCGAGGACGCCGCCGAGGAGGGCAAGGCATGA
- a CDS encoding branched-chain amino acid ABC transporter permease produces the protein MDFGSIFGNTASYLFSPTTIAYALAATGLAVHFGYTGLLNFGMAAFMAIGGYGYAISILTFGVPWWIGVLVGVTGGALFALLLGIPTLRLRADYLAIATIAAAEVVRLMFVTELFKDWTNSAGGLSGYHQSFRDANPFPPGTYGFGPWTYNANDLWVRVFGLLTLALTILVVWALMRSPWGRVLKGIREDEDAVRSLGKNVFAYKMQALVVGGVIGALGGIVFVLPSAVIPGSYSTSLTFFLWTILLLGGAATVFGPTLGAVLFWVVFAFLGALLPAMATAGYLPMTSAQADVVRYILIGVVLMLIVVFRPQGILGNKREMTFVK, from the coding sequence ATGGACTTCGGAAGCATCTTCGGCAACACCGCCTCCTACCTCTTCAGCCCGACGACGATCGCCTACGCGCTCGCGGCCACCGGACTCGCGGTGCACTTCGGCTACACGGGTCTGCTCAACTTCGGCATGGCGGCGTTCATGGCGATCGGCGGCTACGGCTACGCGATCTCGATCCTCACCTTCGGCGTGCCGTGGTGGATCGGCGTCCTCGTCGGCGTCACGGGCGGAGCCCTCTTCGCCCTGCTGCTCGGCATCCCGACCCTCCGCCTGCGCGCCGACTACCTCGCCATCGCGACCATCGCGGCCGCAGAGGTGGTGCGCCTGATGTTCGTGACGGAGCTGTTCAAGGACTGGACGAACTCCGCGGGCGGGCTCTCCGGCTACCACCAGAGCTTCCGCGACGCGAACCCGTTCCCCCCGGGGACGTACGGCTTCGGGCCGTGGACCTACAACGCGAACGACCTGTGGGTGCGCGTGTTCGGTCTGCTCACGCTCGCGCTGACGATCCTCGTGGTGTGGGCGCTGATGCGCAGCCCGTGGGGCCGGGTGCTGAAGGGCATCCGCGAGGACGAGGACGCCGTGCGGTCGCTCGGCAAGAACGTCTTCGCCTACAAGATGCAGGCGCTCGTGGTCGGCGGCGTGATCGGTGCCCTGGGCGGCATCGTCTTCGTCCTCCCGTCGGCGGTCATCCCCGGCAGCTACTCGACGTCGCTGACGTTCTTCCTGTGGACGATCCTCCTCCTCGGCGGCGCGGCCACGGTGTTCGGTCCGACCCTCGGCGCGGTGCTGTTCTGGGTGGTGTTCGCCTTCCTCGGCGCCCTGCTGCCCGCGATGGCCACCGCCGGCTACCTGCCCATGACGAGCGCGCAGGCCGACGTGGTCCGCTACATCCTCATCGGCGTCGTGCTGATGCTCATCGTCGTGTTCCGCCCGCAGGGCATCCTCGGGAACAAGAGGGAGATGACCTTTGTCAAGTGA
- a CDS encoding branched-chain amino acid ABC transporter permease, with protein MALAASLLLPPSAASAETTDDGQEVTDFYFAGVVTNGDEPVEGVVMTIEGNGFDAETETDAEGKWRLYVPEKETYTLTVDESTLPDGVIVDATQLPEGIQPVSGTTASFELEFGLTGTKIVNLFLGEGERVTVSFLDQLLSRMVGGLNFGLLLGLASMGAALIYGTTRLSNFAHGEMVTWGAVITLVFTSFWQLPLWAGIIAAVIGGAALGWALDAGIWKPLRRRGLGVVQLMIVSIGLSLALRYGLQYIIGGNTYQLPGASPEPIRFGPISLSYIDLVGMAVSIIVILGVAFFLTRTRTGKATRAISDNPQLAAASGIDVDKVIRIVWILAGTLAAISGILWAYFRPGVKWDMGMQMLLLMFCAITLGGLGSAIGALIGSIIVGLAVEVSTLLGVPTDLKYASALVALIIILLVRPQGILGRKERLG; from the coding sequence ATGGCGCTCGCGGCATCGCTCCTCCTCCCTCCCTCAGCGGCCTCCGCCGAGACCACGGACGACGGCCAGGAGGTCACCGACTTCTACTTCGCCGGCGTGGTCACGAACGGTGACGAGCCGGTCGAGGGCGTCGTCATGACGATCGAGGGCAATGGCTTCGACGCCGAGACCGAGACGGACGCCGAGGGCAAGTGGCGGCTATATGTGCCGGAGAAGGAGACGTACACCCTCACGGTGGACGAATCGACCCTCCCGGACGGCGTGATCGTGGACGCGACGCAGCTGCCCGAGGGGATCCAGCCGGTCTCCGGCACCACCGCCTCGTTCGAGCTGGAGTTCGGTCTCACCGGGACGAAGATCGTGAACCTCTTCCTCGGCGAAGGCGAGCGGGTGACCGTGTCCTTCCTCGACCAGCTCCTGTCCCGCATGGTGGGTGGTCTGAACTTCGGGCTCCTGCTGGGGCTCGCCTCGATGGGCGCCGCGCTGATCTACGGCACCACGCGGCTGTCGAACTTCGCGCACGGCGAGATGGTGACCTGGGGTGCGGTGATCACGCTGGTCTTCACCTCCTTCTGGCAGCTGCCGCTCTGGGCGGGCATCATCGCCGCGGTCATCGGCGGCGCCGCGCTCGGCTGGGCCCTCGACGCGGGGATCTGGAAGCCGCTGCGGCGGCGGGGCCTCGGCGTCGTCCAGCTCATGATCGTCAGCATCGGCCTCTCGCTGGCCCTGCGCTACGGCCTGCAGTACATCATCGGCGGCAACACGTATCAGCTGCCCGGCGCCAGCCCGGAGCCGATCCGCTTCGGGCCGATCTCGCTGTCGTACATCGACCTCGTCGGCATGGCGGTCAGCATCATCGTCATCCTCGGCGTCGCGTTCTTCCTCACGCGCACCCGCACCGGCAAGGCGACCAGAGCCATCTCCGACAACCCGCAGCTGGCCGCGGCCTCCGGCATCGACGTCGACAAGGTCATCCGGATCGTGTGGATCCTCGCCGGCACCCTGGCGGCGATCTCCGGCATCCTCTGGGCGTACTTCCGGCCCGGCGTGAAGTGGGACATGGGCATGCAGATGCTGCTCCTGATGTTCTGCGCCATTACGCTCGGCGGCCTCGGCTCGGCGATCGGCGCCCTGATCGGCTCGATCATCGTCGGACTCGCGGTCGAGGTCTCCACACTGCTGGGCGTGCCGACCGACCTCAAGTACGCCAGCGCACTCGTGGCGCTGATCATCATCCTGCTCGTGCGACCGCAGGGCATCCTCGGACGCAAGGAAAGGTTGGGCTGA
- the guaB gene encoding IMP dehydrogenase has translation MDQHDPFGFVGLTYDDVLLLPGHTDVIPSEADTSSRITRRISVATPLLSSAMDTVTESRMAIAMAREGGIGILHRNLSIADQAAHVDRVKRSESGMITDPITTTQDATVEEVDALCAKYRISGLPVVDDDGRLVGIITNRDMRFVSGFERQSTFVKDVMTSENLVTAPVGVAAGEVIALFAKHRVEKLPLIDEDGKLAGLITIKDFDKSEKYPLATKDDQGRLRVGAAIGFFGDAWERAEALRDAGVDVLVVDTANGQSQGVIDLVKRLKADESFAHIDVIGGNVATREGAQALVDAGVDAVKVGVGPGSICTTRVVAGVGVPQVTAVYEASLAARPAGVPVIADGGLQYSGDIAKALVAGADAVMLGSLLAGTDESPGEIVFQSGKQFKQYRGMGSLGAMQTRGKQTSYSKDRYFQADVPSDDKLIPEGIEGQVPYRGPLSAVAYQLVGGLRQSMFYVGARTIEELKQRGKFVRITSAGLKESHPHDVQIVVEAPNYKK, from the coding sequence ATGGACCAGCACGATCCCTTCGGCTTCGTCGGACTGACCTACGATGACGTGCTGCTGCTCCCGGGGCACACCGACGTCATCCCCAGCGAGGCCGACACGTCGTCCCGGATCACGCGACGCATCTCCGTCGCGACGCCGCTGCTCTCCAGCGCGATGGACACCGTGACCGAGTCCCGCATGGCGATCGCCATGGCGCGCGAGGGCGGCATCGGCATCCTGCACCGCAACCTCTCCATCGCCGACCAGGCCGCGCACGTCGATCGCGTCAAGCGCAGCGAGTCCGGCATGATCACCGACCCCATCACCACGACGCAGGACGCGACGGTGGAGGAGGTCGACGCGCTGTGCGCCAAGTACCGCATTTCCGGCCTGCCCGTCGTCGACGACGATGGCCGGCTCGTCGGCATCATCACGAACCGCGACATGCGCTTCGTCTCCGGCTTCGAGCGGCAGAGCACCTTCGTCAAGGACGTCATGACGAGCGAGAACCTCGTCACCGCGCCGGTGGGCGTGGCCGCGGGCGAGGTCATCGCCCTGTTCGCGAAGCACCGCGTCGAGAAGCTGCCGCTCATCGACGAGGACGGCAAGCTCGCCGGTCTCATCACCATCAAGGACTTCGACAAGAGCGAGAAGTACCCGCTCGCCACCAAGGACGACCAGGGTCGGCTGCGCGTGGGCGCGGCGATCGGCTTCTTCGGCGACGCCTGGGAGCGCGCCGAGGCCCTCCGCGACGCCGGAGTGGACGTCCTCGTCGTCGACACCGCCAACGGCCAGTCGCAGGGCGTGATCGACCTCGTCAAGCGCCTCAAGGCGGATGAGTCGTTCGCGCACATCGATGTCATCGGCGGCAACGTCGCGACCCGCGAAGGGGCGCAGGCGCTCGTGGACGCCGGTGTCGACGCGGTCAAGGTGGGCGTCGGCCCGGGCTCCATCTGCACGACGCGCGTCGTCGCCGGCGTCGGGGTGCCGCAGGTGACCGCGGTCTACGAGGCGTCGCTCGCCGCGCGCCCCGCCGGCGTGCCGGTGATCGCCGACGGTGGCCTGCAGTACTCGGGCGACATCGCCAAGGCCCTCGTCGCCGGGGCCGACGCGGTCATGCTCGGCTCGCTGCTCGCCGGCACCGACGAGTCGCCGGGCGAGATCGTCTTCCAGTCCGGCAAGCAGTTCAAGCAGTACCGCGGCATGGGGTCGCTCGGCGCCATGCAGACGCGCGGCAAGCAGACGTCCTACTCCAAGGACCGCTACTTCCAGGCCGATGTGCCCAGCGACGACAAGCTGATCCCGGAGGGCATCGAGGGCCAGGTGCCGTATCGCGGGCCGCTCTCCGCCGTGGCGTACCAGCTCGTCGGCGGGCTGCGGCAGTCGATGTTCTACGTCGGCGCCCGCACCATCGAAGAGCTCAAGCAGCGCGGCAAGTTCGTCCGCATCACCTCGGCCGGGCTCAAGGAGTCGCACCCGCACGACGTGCAGATCGTCGTCGAGGCGCCGAACTACAAGAAGTGA
- a CDS encoding DUF2277 domain-containing protein, whose protein sequence is MCRNIVPLNNLEPAATDEECREAALQFVRKIAGTTAPSRANREVFDRAVTEIADATRRLLDDLVTSAPPKNREEQAEKRRARSAERYEAIRRYQEEKRTARAG, encoded by the coding sequence ATGTGCCGGAACATCGTCCCGTTGAACAACCTCGAACCCGCGGCCACCGATGAGGAATGCCGTGAGGCGGCCCTGCAGTTCGTGCGCAAGATCGCGGGGACGACGGCGCCGTCGCGCGCGAACCGCGAGGTCTTCGACCGCGCCGTGACCGAGATCGCGGACGCGACACGGCGACTGCTCGACGACCTCGTCACCTCCGCGCCGCCGAAGAACCGCGAGGAGCAGGCCGAGAAGAGACGCGCCCGGTCGGCGGAGCGGTACGAGGCCATCCGGCGCTACCAGGAGGAGAAACGGACGGCGCGCGCGGGCTGA
- a CDS encoding response regulator, whose amino-acid sequence MAEAAPRILVVDDDHDVALLVKTVLERRAGCVVDLADDGPSAIEKAAQTPPDVVVTDIEMPGLSGLELLEELRRTMPTVPVVVMTAHVSVEYAVSALRAQADEFLTKPLDNARLVESVTRLVEESRRRRREAKDGEVVLAIGAHPDDVELGVGGILAAHAAAGDRITILTLSRGARGGDADSRQHESLAAAELLGARLFVKDLVDTEISGGGSTVRLIEEVVQEIQPTIVYTHSHQDRHQDHRAVNEATVVATRRVGTVACYQSPSATIDYRPTRFVRIDRFLDDKLRLLACFESQTSVNRDYLAPELVTATARYWSRFGGGQAVEPLEVVRETAEFVGAHELTRRES is encoded by the coding sequence ATGGCCGAGGCCGCCCCTCGCATCCTCGTCGTCGATGACGACCACGACGTCGCCCTGCTCGTCAAGACCGTCCTGGAACGGCGCGCGGGCTGTGTCGTCGACCTCGCCGACGACGGCCCCTCCGCGATCGAGAAGGCGGCGCAGACGCCCCCCGACGTCGTGGTCACCGACATCGAGATGCCGGGGCTCAGCGGCCTCGAGCTTCTCGAGGAGCTGCGGCGCACGATGCCGACCGTGCCGGTCGTCGTGATGACGGCGCACGTCTCGGTGGAGTACGCGGTGTCCGCCCTGCGGGCGCAGGCCGACGAGTTCCTCACCAAGCCGCTCGACAACGCCCGCCTCGTCGAATCCGTCACGCGTCTCGTGGAGGAGTCCCGGCGTCGGAGGCGGGAGGCGAAGGACGGCGAAGTCGTCCTCGCGATCGGGGCGCACCCCGACGACGTCGAGCTCGGCGTCGGCGGCATCCTCGCCGCGCACGCCGCGGCCGGCGACCGGATCACGATCCTCACGCTCTCCCGCGGCGCCCGGGGCGGCGATGCGGACAGCCGTCAGCACGAGTCCCTCGCGGCGGCGGAGCTGCTGGGCGCCCGCCTCTTCGTCAAGGACCTCGTCGACACCGAGATCTCCGGCGGGGGGTCGACCGTACGCCTCATCGAGGAGGTCGTGCAGGAGATCCAGCCCACGATCGTCTACACCCACTCGCATCAGGACCGTCACCAGGACCATCGTGCGGTGAACGAGGCGACCGTCGTCGCCACCCGCCGCGTCGGGACGGTCGCGTGCTACCAGAGTCCGTCGGCGACCATCGACTACCGGCCCACCCGGTTCGTCCGGATCGACCGCTTCCTCGACGACAAGCTGCGCCTGCTCGCGTGCTTCGAGTCGCAGACCTCCGTGAACCGCGACTACCTCGCTCCGGAGCTCGTCACGGCCACCGCCCGCTACTGGTCGCGGTTCGGCGGCGGACAGGCCGTCGAGCCGCTGGAGGTCGTGCGCGAGACCGCCGAGTTCGTCGGCGCCCATGAACTGACTCGACGGGAGAGTTGA
- a CDS encoding ATP-grasp domain-containing protein, with product MTKRVLVTGAGGPAGVAVIRSLLKRADLTVFAADMDGWASGIYLVPPAQRRLVPPGRDADFVPAIARMVEEDGLDLVISTVDVELIALADRREELAPAVLAAPPADTLHTALDKLALAERCAPTGRVPRTVLAGPDAAEVAWEFPVFAKPRQGAGSRGVRLVPDADALAALPLDEGLIVQDFLPGEEYSVDVIADAAGGVVAAVPRTRARVDSGVAIAGRTLRDPELEETAAAIARAIGLVGVANVQLRRDRNGRAVLLEVNPRFPGALPLTIAAGVDIPSLVADLFLGREIPVQVPFREVASVRFLEDVIVEVDDVLVSAHAGHQEEL from the coding sequence ATGACGAAGCGCGTACTGGTCACCGGAGCCGGCGGTCCCGCCGGAGTCGCCGTGATCCGGTCCCTCCTGAAGCGGGCCGACCTGACCGTGTTCGCCGCCGACATGGACGGATGGGCGAGCGGCATCTACCTCGTGCCTCCGGCGCAGCGCCGCCTGGTGCCTCCGGGGCGTGACGCGGACTTCGTCCCGGCGATCGCGCGGATGGTCGAGGAGGACGGCCTCGACCTCGTCATCTCGACGGTCGATGTGGAGCTGATCGCCCTCGCGGACCGCCGGGAGGAGCTGGCGCCCGCCGTGCTGGCCGCGCCGCCCGCGGACACCCTGCACACCGCGCTCGACAAGCTGGCGCTGGCCGAACGCTGCGCGCCGACCGGTCGGGTGCCGCGCACCGTGCTCGCCGGCCCGGACGCCGCGGAGGTCGCGTGGGAGTTCCCCGTGTTCGCCAAGCCCCGCCAGGGTGCGGGCAGCCGGGGCGTGCGTCTCGTCCCCGATGCGGATGCCCTGGCGGCGCTGCCGCTGGACGAGGGCCTCATCGTGCAGGACTTCCTGCCGGGCGAGGAGTACTCGGTCGACGTGATCGCCGATGCGGCGGGCGGCGTGGTCGCCGCGGTGCCCCGCACCCGTGCCCGCGTGGACTCCGGCGTCGCCATCGCCGGCCGCACGCTGCGCGATCCCGAGCTGGAGGAGACGGCGGCGGCGATCGCCCGGGCGATCGGTCTCGTGGGCGTCGCGAACGTCCAGCTGCGCCGCGACCGGAACGGCCGCGCGGTGCTCCTCGAGGTCAACCCGCGTTTCCCCGGCGCGCTGCCGCTGACCATCGCGGCCGGCGTCGACATCCCGTCGCTCGTCGCCGACCTCTTCCTCGGCCGGGAGATCCCGGTGCAGGTACCCTTCCGCGAGGTCGCCTCCGTGCGCTTCCTGGAGGATGTGATCGTCGAGGTCGACGACGTGCTCGTCTCCGCCCATGCCGGGCACCAGGAGGAACTGTGA